The nucleotide window CATACACCACCCACAAGCGAAGGTGGAAGACATACATATTTACTGGTACAACAATCTGGTCCGAACACACGGTTACAGTATTGTCCTTGTGATGCACACTGCAAATTCTTATTAGTATTGCGCATGGCTATTTCTTGCTTAATGAGAAACTCTAATATGTTATTATCATTTGGTTGCATGgataatatgtttgttttctGGTTTTCATTTCCAATTTTTTCTATTATCACCGCCATTTCTTCGTCAGGAATTGTTGTTGATGCACTCCTTCCAAGCACTGGTGCTGCAATATTAATTTTACACATGATTTTAGTTACTATGAAAATACGCATGTAATATAGCCTTGTTTAGT belongs to Amaranthus tricolor cultivar Red isolate AtriRed21 chromosome 17, ASM2621246v1, whole genome shotgun sequence and includes:
- the LOC130803635 gene encoding uncharacterized protein LOC130803635; the encoded protein is MGYSNTKKSSIVPFCLKLALSLFMIMTLSAPVLGRSASTTIPDEEMAVIIEKIGNENQKTNILSMQPNDNNILEFLIKQEIAMRNTNKNLQCASQGQYCNRVFGPDCCTSKYVCLPPSLVGGVCAF